A single genomic interval of Methanooceanicella nereidis harbors:
- a CDS encoding ribose-phosphate diphosphokinase, which yields MSTRIVAGPSSQLLATRVASLLDCEFDLTDYKEFPDGEVYCRVTGDVKGEDIVIIQSTPHSSDLIYLLQLIDACDEAKSVTVVVPYFGYARQDKRFKEGEPISARAMAKTIDADRVFTVNIHDRSVLKHFPCEATDLNAAPEIGNYIDTMGLLDPVILAPDDGALNLVRSASEPRGLHYDYLEKTRLSGEEVKIAPKNLDINGRDVVLLDDIISTGGTIAEAIKLLKTNGVRDVYVGCVHPVLVRNAVLKLYNAGVKSVISTDTLEKATSVISVAPVIAEALKK from the coding sequence ATGAGTACCAGGATTGTGGCAGGGCCGTCGTCTCAGTTATTGGCCACGAGGGTCGCATCGCTTTTAGACTGTGAATTCGATCTCACCGACTATAAGGAGTTCCCTGACGGGGAGGTCTATTGCCGGGTGACCGGGGATGTCAAGGGTGAAGATATCGTCATAATCCAGAGTACGCCACATTCTTCTGACCTTATTTATCTTTTACAGCTCATCGATGCGTGCGACGAGGCAAAGAGCGTAACAGTCGTCGTGCCGTATTTCGGATATGCCAGGCAGGATAAGCGTTTCAAGGAAGGAGAGCCGATAAGCGCCAGGGCCATGGCGAAAACTATCGACGCGGACCGTGTTTTCACCGTCAATATCCACGACCGCTCCGTTTTAAAGCATTTCCCGTGCGAGGCCACAGACCTTAACGCCGCTCCTGAAATAGGTAATTATATTGACACAATGGGCCTGCTTGACCCTGTCATCCTTGCTCCTGACGATGGCGCATTGAACCTTGTAAGATCCGCGTCAGAGCCGAGAGGATTACATTATGACTACCTTGAAAAGACAAGGCTGTCGGGCGAAGAGGTAAAGATAGCCCCTAAGAACCTTGACATTAACGGCAGGGACGTAGTGCTCCTCGACGATATAATAAGCACCGGCGGAACAATAGCAGAGGCTATTAAGCTGCTAAAGACTAATGGAGTTCGCGACGTATATGTCGGATGCGTGCACCCGGTACTTGTCAGGAACGCCGTACTGAAGCTTTACAATGCCGGTGTGAAGTCGGTAATATCCACGGACACGCTGGAAAAGGCGACAAGCGTGATAAGCGTGGCACCGGTCATCGCAGAAGCATTGAAAAAATGA